From the Cryptomeria japonica chromosome 2, Sugi_1.0, whole genome shotgun sequence genome, one window contains:
- the LOC131071335 gene encoding pentatricopeptide repeat-containing protein At1g63080, mitochondrial-like, which yields MKEMEIHPDVVTYNTLIKASCKRDQIEEALVIFHGMRHVHCFPNIVTYSTLIDWICKRGRVDEALVLFAEMIQTGIFPDIIVCSTLINGLCMVGREDEALRLVAGMKHSYCTPDIFTYNTMVDGLCKVERIDEALGLVGKMLQDGHLLNCYIYSSLINGFCKAGKTDKAYDLFVQMMEFGPLPDVVTFNSIIDGLCKDGRMDKAWNCFHDMSRRVYNQMSNRAKEAFTLISEMENRGHVPDHTPKSLTAGDFSRALSFFNKMLDEGLTPNVVTYSCLIDAHCKKGEIDKALKYFSKMKVVGIAPDVVTYNILIGSLCKENNLDPDVITYNILLDTFRERHDLEKTFWVMDQMKKEGCAASDATVRILDWLVKVGKM from the exons ATGAAAGAGATGGAAATACATCCAGATGTTGTCACTTATAACACCCTCATAAAGGCTTCGTGTAAACGGGATCAAATAGAGGAAGCACTTGTGATTTTTCACGGAATGAGGCACGTTCATTGTTTCCCTAATATCGTTACATACAGCACCCTAATTGATTGGATATGTAAAAGAGGTAGAGTAGATGAAGCCCTTGTATTGTTTGCTGAGATGATACAAACTGGCATTTTTCCAGATATTATTGTGTGCAGTACCCTAATAAACGGTCTCTGCATGGTGGGAAGGGAAGATGAAGCCTTAAGGTTAGTAGCTGGAATGAAACATAGTTACTGCACTCCAGATATTTTTACATACAACACCATGGTTGATGGTCTTTGCAAAGTAGAAAGAATAGATGAAGCTCTAGGATTAGTAGGTAAAATGTTACAAGACGGCCATTTGCTTAACTGCTATATTTATAGTAGTCTGATAAATGGATTTTGCAAGGCTGGGAAAACAGACAAAGCCTACGATCTGTTTGTACAAATGATGGAGTTTGGTCCTTTGCCTGATGTAGTGACATTTAATTCAATTATTGATGGACTATGCAAAGATGGCAGGATGGACAAGGCTTGGAATTGTTTCCATGACATGTCGAGAAGGGTTTACAACCAAATG AGTAACAGGGCAAAGGAAGCATTTACACTTATTTCTGAGATGGAAAATAGGGGACATGTTCCTGAT CATACACCAAAGTCATTGACGGCAGGAGATTTTTCTAGAGCACTTTCATTCTTTAATAAGATGCTAGATGAAGGCTTGACTCCTAATGTAGTCACTTATAGCTGTCTGATTGATGCCCATTGCAAAAAAGGTGAAATAGATAAGGCCTTGAAGTATTTTTCAAAGATGAAAGTGGTTGGTATTGCCCCAGATGTTGTAACCTATAATATATTGATTGGTTCTCTATGCAAGGAAAATAATTTAGATCCAGACGTTATAACATACAATATATTATTAGACACCTTCCGTGAAAGACATGACCTTGAAAAAACGTTTTGggtgatggatcaaatgaagaaagaaggttgTGCTGCAAGTGATGCAACTGTCCGGATACTTGACTGGCTGGTTAAAGTTGGTAAAATGTAA